Proteins encoded in a region of the Tripterygium wilfordii isolate XIE 37 chromosome 21, ASM1340144v1, whole genome shotgun sequence genome:
- the LOC119989286 gene encoding eukaryotic translation initiation factor 3 subunit D-like, protein MVGGFEVGAVPFNPDGWGPPETSSGTTTTTLPLHVPFAPFSRSEKVGRIADWTRNFNNSGARPSSKNSADAVFDFTADDSFPDAVAAAGDDDASFRLVDGKPPPRPKFGPKWRFNQHHRHNQLPQRRDEEVEARKREQEKERARRDRMYLNRNQSNQTRREAAVFKSSVDIQPEWNMLDQIPFSTFSKLSFSVPEPEDLLLCGALEYYDRTFDRVTPKNERRLERFKNRNFFKVTTTDDPVIRRLANEDKAAVFATDTILSTLMCAPRSVYSWDIVIQRVGNKLFFDKRDGSQLDLLSVHETSQEPLPEAKEDINSAYSLSVEAAYINQNFSQQVLIRDGNKVAFDEPNPFANEGEEVASVAYRYRRWKLDDNMYLVSRCEVQSVADVNNQRQFLTLNALNEFDTKYTGVDWRQKLETQRGAVLATELKNNANKLAKWTAQALLASADLMKLGYVSRVHPRDHFNHVILAVVGYKPREFAAQINLNTGNMWGIVKSIVDLFMKLSEGKYVLVKDPSKPQVRIYEVPPDAFENDYVEEPLPEDEQAQPPAEDAEGTEAAGTTNDVEDKEIDGQV, encoded by the coding sequence ATGGTAGGAGGTTTTGAAGTCGGCGCCGTCCCCTTCAATCCCGATGGATGGGGCCCACCAGAGACAAGCAGCGGCACCACCACCACGACCCTTCCTCTCCACGTTCCTTTTGCTCCCTTTTCCCGCTCTGAGAAAGTAGGGCGGATAGCGGATTGGACGCGGAACTTCAACAACTCAGGTGCCCGTCCGTCCTCCAAGAATTCCGCTGACGCTGTTTTTGATTTCACCGCCGATGATTCATTCCCCGATGCAGTCGCTGCCGCTGGAGACGATGATGCCTCATTCCGCCTAGTCGACGGTAAGCCTCCTCCACGCCCCAAGTTTGGGCCCAAGTGGCGTTTTAACCAGCACCATCGCCATAACCAGCTCCCTCAACGCCGCGACGAGGAGGTGGAGGCCCGCAAGCGCGAGCAGGAGAAGGAGCGTGCCCGCCGTGATCGAATGTACCTTAACCGAAACCAGTCCAACCAGACTCGCCGCGAGGCCGCTGTCTTCAAGTCTTCCGTGGATATTCAGCCCGAATGGAATATGCTCGACCAGATCCCCTTCTCTACGTTCTCCAAGCTCTCCTTCTCCGTTCCTGAGCCAGAGGACCTTCTCCTCTGTGGAGCCCTCGAGTATTACGACCGAACCTTTGACCGTGTCACTCCCAAGAACGAGCGCCGTCTCGAGCGATTCAAGAATCGCAACTTCTTCAAGGTCACGACCACCGACGATCCTGTCATTCGCAGACTTGCAAATGAAGATAAGGCCGCTGTGTTCGCCACTGATACCATTCTTTCGACCCTCATGTGTGCTCCTCGTTCGGTTTATTCTTGGGACATAGTAATCCAGCGAGTGGGCAACAAATTGTTTTTTGACAAGCGTGATGGGTCCCAATTAGATCTGCTTTCGGTGCATGAGACTTCCCAAGAGCCGCTTCCAGAAGCCAAGGAAGATATCAATTCTGCCTATTCTCTGAGCGTTGAAGCTGCCTATATTAATCAGAATTTCTCGCAGCAGGTCTTGATTAGGGATGGGAACAAGGTAGCCTTTGATGAGCCGAATCCATTTGCAAATGAAGGGGAGGAAGTTGCCTCCGTGGCTTATAGGTATAGGAGGTGGAAGCTTGATGATAATATGTATCTTGTTTCGCGGTGTGAAGTACAAAGTGTTGCTGATGTTAATAATCAGAGGCAGTTTTTGACATTGAACGCCCTTAATGAGTTTGATACCAAGTATACTGGAGTCGATTGGAGGCAGAAGCTAGAGACACAGAGGGGAGCGGTTTTGGCCACTGAATTGAAGAACAATGCAAATAAATTGGCAAAATGGACTGCGCAGGCGTTATTGGCAAGTGCTGATTTGATGAAACTGGGTTATGTCTCGAGGGTTCATCCGAGGGATCATTTCAATCATGTGATACTTGCAGTTGTAGGCTATAAGCCGAGGGAATTTGCTGCACAGATTAATTTGAATACTGGTAACATGTGGGGAATTGTGAAGTCAATTGTGGATTTGTTCATGAAGTTAAGTGAGGGCAAGTACGTGCTTGTGAAGGACCCATCCAAACCACAAGTAAGGATTTATGAGGTGCCCCCtgatgcttttgagaatgaTTATGTGGAGGAGCCACTACCTGAGGATGAACAGGCTCAGCCTCCTGCTGAGGATGCTGAGGGCACAGAGGCCGCAGGCACTACTAATGATGTGGAAGATAAAGAGATTGATGGTCAAGTTTAA
- the LOC119987671 gene encoding VQ motif-containing protein 4 codes for MNTSPRNHESPYTSLLPSPTSHSSTSSSCSSSNTNSPTHGLQQTHNNNLTQPPPPHPPKPITRSESANPYPTTFVQADTTNFKHVVQMLTGSSETAKNASSKPASNTHHQPEPSSRNHTHNIPPIRSIPKKQQSGFKLYERRNSLKNFKISPLSPFFNPSNSGFSPRKPEILSPSILDFPALVLSPVTPLIPDPFDRSGFVNYNRTNVNNVKLDAQAEEKAIEEKGFYLHRSPTTTPRGSEPRLLPLFPETSPRVSGSTASSS; via the coding sequence ATGAATACCTCACCAAGAAACCATGAGAGCCCATACACATCTCTCCTTCCATCCCCAACAAGTCACAGCTCAACCAGCAGTagctgcagcagcagcaacacaaACAGCCCCACTCACGGGCTCCAGCAGACTCACAATAACAACCTAACCCAGCCACCGCCTCCTCATCCTCCGAAACCCATCACCAGATCCGAATCCGCCAATCCTTATCCGACTACTTTCGTCCAGGCCGACACCACCAACTTCAAACATGTCGTCCAAATGCTCACTGGTTCATCCGAGACCGCCAAGAATGCGAGCTCCAAACCCGCATCAAACACCCATCACCAACCCGAACCGTCTTCCAGAAACCACACCCACAATATCCCTCCCATCAGATCTATACCCAAGAAGCAGCAATCTGGGTTCAAGCTTTACGAGCGAAGGAACTCCCTGAAAAATTTCAAGATCAGCCCCCTTAGCCCGTTCTTTAACCCGAGTAACTCTGGGTTCTCGCCCCGAAAACCCGAGATCCTATCTCCTAGTATTCTTGATTTCCCTGCTCTGGTACTCAGCCCGGTGACGCCGTTGATACCCGACCCGTTCGACCGATCTGGATTTGTGAATTATAACCGTACTAACGTGAATAATGTGAAGTTAGATGCTCAGGCAGAGGAGAAAGCCATTGAAGAGAAGGGCTTTTACTTGCATCGGTCGCCCACGACTACGCCCCGAGGATCGGAGCCGCGGCTTTTGCCGCTTTTTCCGGAGACGTCACCCAGAGTTTCAGGTTctactgcttcttcttcttga
- the LOC119990208 gene encoding protein RALF-like 19, translated as MGCNKFWPVFLPLALAAMANLSLRNAATSSNADLLTPSHVGTGRLIEDDTEMLMDSEINRRALGERRGRYISYGAMRANNVIYSYVTTPDIPITTNATGGRGLTLTAVVAVPSPVARGTLVNEKKKISS; from the coding sequence ATGGGTTGTAATAAGTTCTGGCCAGTTTTCCTGCCTTTGGCCTTGGCTGCAATGGCAAACTTGAGTTTAAGAAATGCAGCAACCTCATCAAACGCTGATCTCTTGACCCCTTCTCATGTGGGTACTGGTCGCTTAATTGAGGACGACACAGAGATGTTGATGGACTCTGAGATCAATCGTCGTGCGCTTGGAGAAAGGAGAGGGAGATACATCAGCTATGGTGCAATGAGGGCCAATAATGTCATATACTCGTATGTAACCACCCCGGACATTCCTATTACCACAAATGCAACAGGAGGACGAGGGCTAACCCTTACCGCCGTCGTTGCAGTGCCATCACCCGTTGCAAGAGGTACACTcgttaatgaaaaaaaaaaaattagttcgTAG